Genomic segment of Arachis stenosperma cultivar V10309 chromosome 4, arast.V10309.gnm1.PFL2, whole genome shotgun sequence:
GAACATTCAAAGTTGATGAATTAAAGATCTTCCCTTTGACCACTTTCTGATTTCCACCAAATCCAAGAAAAGAAGGAGTTGATTTGTAAGATAAATCAGCTTCAAGTCCTGTCTCTATgcattttatattaattttgcCAATCCAATCAACAGCAGGAACTGGAATTATTCTGAATAAAAGATGAGGACAATTCATTTCATATGTTTCTCCATGATTCAAAAGCTTCAATTGCCGTTTACCATGTACTTGAGCTTCAATTGATGTTCCTGCATATTTGTTACATTTGTGATGAATCTATGTGACTTaattaacatttttaatttgttaagaACTTAGTAAAACTATAGAATAATGCCAAAGTTATGACCAAATTCAGGCATTGTGAGTTCCTAGTAAACTTTATTGTTTGCTTGAAATTATCAAATTCATAGCACTTGATTAAAAAGCTGAGAGAACTAATTGTCTAACAAATGTTAAAAATCTTGACATTTTGACATGGATAGATTTAATTCCCTGTTTTgacatattaaaaaataaaaaataaaaataaaaaatttaaagtcaAGCAAATGTCTGATGTGAAAAATTTTGTCCCttaatttgattaattcttTAATGACATTCAGTTAGTCATTAATGTGAAAGAAATAAGGTTAATTATTTTTGCCATGGCAAAGTTCAAAACATGGGAAAAACTTATTGTTGTGACGTTATAATTCATTTTGGTGTAGCTAAATGATATTTGTTCTTTATCATGGGATAATTAATACCATAAAATTTTGGGATAGGTCGCTGGCACCATATTATttctatgttttctttttcatctgTTGCATGAAGGGCAGTTACTGGAGGGTGGTGAGAAACCTGCACACATGAAAACAACAAATAAAAGGTTGTGTTCTGTTCTATAGTAACCCTTGGATGGTACATTATAATTAACGCTCaattttttaagaatattattAGTACATTTTCATAGAATACTTACATTTCAAAGAGAAATATGTATCCcattataaaaaatagtcaTAATTGTCATTCTAATAGATAAAACACAGTTTATCTAGATATCCAATGAacattaataattttttgaGTAAACTATCATTTGCCTCCTAAAAAATTTAGTTTCGGACGGAATGATTTTTGAAAGTAAAGAAAGAACACCACAATGATGGCAAAAGATTAATTTCATCTCACAAGTCACAAATTTCACCAAAAATAGAAAGATATcctaaaaaaaaagattttggcACAGTTGTtaaatatttagaaaaataaaatctttgatatttcaaatttaatgattttacaataagtgattttttttctttttttttttgcatttagCTTGAAATGACAAAAATTCTCAAAATTTAATTAGGAGGAAAAAAACAACTCCACCTGCAAAGGTCAGATTGAGCAATGAATAGGGTGGAATGCGAATTTAGGCTTAACTCTGCTATTCaacctaaaaataattatacatgAATAATGAGGTCGATTAGAATGAAACCCacatcctttttcttttctaattttattataattttgttatttttattaaatacttTTACTCTAACACAATTTACACACAAATTTTTTAGTTCCGTTTAAGATGCaatgaattaaataatttaaaatagatcaTACATATATGTAATTTTCAATCAGAATAATTATGTAATATCTCCATAATAAGATGTTTTATATACCTGTAAAACTTTTGAAAGCTACAAATAGTTATTTATCATAATTTATCTATTTTGACATAGTTGCTAACTTTTTTTTACCATAACATGCAAACTCTTATTCACTTTTGCTGTTTCACTTTcacatataaaaataaaccAAGTAACGTAGAATTGAGAAGTGATTAATCAAGTACCTGTTCCAATAATATGTTAAGAGTTCCCTTAGAAACATGATGAGTCTCACCAAGAATGGGATTATAGGGAGCAACACCAAAAGTTGCAGGGCGAGTGGTGGAAATGGACCATGCCATCACTGCTATCAACCTATCCAATGGACTCTGCCCTCTGTTGCATTCTCTTATTAACTCCATTCCTGTGCTGTACACTGACTCACCATAGCACTGAAGTTGTGACTTTGGCAAATTAAACATTGCTGGGACCTGCAAATTAATATCAATAAGGTAAAACAATTTTACATTcctttatatataaaaatataaaatcattcATGTTTGTCAacttaatatttaaaaaagatattttatataTCTATGGCCAAAAGTTTAAAAAATGTATTTACTATTCTATTTcgctaaataaaaaataaaataattaatacagTGTTTACAATTTATTTTGGCTTATGTTAATGGACACATACGAATGCCATTGACAAAATCATTCatgtatataaaatttattatattgtaCTATTTATCATATCGATTTTTGAGAATTTCTATATATTTTAGATGTTAGAATTTGGTTGAATTAATCCCACATTGCTTAagatagcaaatggagtgggtggcctagactataaatatgaggctaagttttccatattttttgcaccagtcgaaaacacttaaagcttgtatctgactttttttttcctctataccttttgattagagagtgttgtgaggtatagttaaatatttgctttgagattgtgattgtgtctattttatttctctgtaaAAGGTATTTTTTCAAGGGAAAATGGTATATTATTCCTAACACTAGATAAGTACCAAATTCTTATTATATTTTGCAATTTCTAAAATTGTTGTATCCCAACATACGCTGTACATATTTAATATCATAGTTATCCGATCCAAGACGTAATTGATATGTTGAACAAAAAGGGTAAAAAAATTAGAGGCTTAATAGATTATTAATATTTGCAAATTGCAATTATAATATATACAACTAGATGCATGATTGAATGTTCCTTAGTTTAAAAGgcaaaaaattaaactttaattatattataattaatcaaGTGAACCTAACTAATTCATGTAGCTAACtcatcataggaagagaatgaCGAAGAACTTATAATAAAAGTTATCTTTAAGCTATTAATAATTTAAGTATTTACCTGAAAGCGTGAGAGATCAGATCCTGGCCGCACATTCTTAAACAAACTTAATATGCGTTGCAAAAGATTAGGGGCTTTATAAGAATCAGAATCAGATTCAGATTCCCCTTCTAATGTCATTGGCTTTGTGAGCACAATTTTGGTCTCTTTCTTCTCCCCATTACTTACCTGCCACCAACATATTTCATATTCTattactattaataattttctaaTGCAGTAGTTAGTTGTTACCCTTTGCTACTAGATAATGCATTCATCAAGTAATCAACATTCAACAACACTAATATAGTTGAGCGTATTAAAAAAGGCCAGCAAATAATGtagcagaaaaataaataaaattaggaGTACTTGTTTAATTGATAGTTTCTCAATCttgtatttataattttgaGTAAATAcccaaattattttttaacaaattttagaTTGGACATTTTGATATCTAATAAAAGTTTTAATAATTTAGAAGCCTCCGAGAATTATCTATCACGTATTAATTATTGAAAGGTGAATAATTTGTTTTATTgtgatatttttcaaaatcgAATTAtcttataaataaaatttgttaagGACGACAAAAAGACCAATTTGTCTAATAGAAATAGTTTTAGAAATTTAAgagtaataaaatataattagaaatcaaaatattttatctgaaatttattaagaattaatttaaatGTTTACTGTTATAATTTTACAAAGAATATAGTTAATCactaaaataagaaaatatcattttcgagttttattatatcttttactaaattttcaatacaaaaataacaaaaaacgaaaaagaaaaagaagttataaagtataaataatttgatcctataaagattttaaaaatgatCAAGTGTCTGTGTGATGTGTAACATTTTTCATACTCATACAAGTCGAACCAACTTACCAACCCacattttcaaatctttttctgttttaatgtaaaacgaagaaaaaaaaatgatagagACTTTGAGCACaattatttgaaaattattttgcaaatttaaaaaccaaaaaaaaaaatagttggaTGCAAGGTAAAAACACAATAGTtgacaaaaaattaattgatcaaaaaataaatttatcaagTTGGATGCAAGGAAAAAACACGGCAGTTGACAAAATTAGTTTCCCAACACCAAAGAACTGATTTAAACTAAAAGGAAAGATATTCAAGTCGAAAAGAAAATGACAAAGCACGTAAGTAGTAGAGGTGAGACTGAGATAATACGGCTTTAACGATAATTCCTATGCTATTGCTACTGCATTTGCAATAATGCTGCCTGGGCCTGCAAAAGTGCATATTGAAATAAAGTAGAGTCCGCTAATTGGACAAATATTTCTCACATAACGATGCCAGACAACACTCTTTCTTCCCaaatagaaacaaaattaaggtccaattaattaaattattttagtttcaaaataatttagaatataaaaaaataaaaacttaagtGCAGTCAGATGATTTgataatttaactaaatttttatttaatggttttcaattatcaattttatGTAAGGTTAATTACACATGAATTTTCGTTCCATACAAAAAGTTCTCATTTAAATTGTTTCGAGAccataataatttaattaattgtattattattattattattattattattattattattatttaaaaatcacAGTCAATGATGcaatataattaacaaaaaaagcACATTATTCATAAGAAAGAAATAATTCAAGagttatatatgtattattcCTCGGTTATTGTTTTTTTCATAAGTTGTATATAGTAAAATTAATcttcaatataaaatatattaaaaataaattaaattatatatatgtatacgACTAATTTTGATAATGAGTTTGATATGTAAATCATAATTCTTTAATACTTATTACGAAAATCCAAATTATTCATATAACAAAAGCGGGAGAAAAGAAATTCCACATTGATATTTGCATTGGTTGACTTAAGGGCTAAGCGTATAAGGGATCCTTGATACGCGTTAAGccataaaattttaatagaaCAATTTGGGAAGAAAGAGCCAGAAATTAATCATCATAAAGGAAGGAATCAAGTACCAAAATGGCAAAGGGGTACGCTATATTCATTAATACACGAAGCATATTCATTACTTATTTAGTAAGACAAATTTGGAAGGTGCATATTAATACATAATAACACAGATATCAATGTGTATTTACtatttagtattttattaaaaaaattaaaactagaTATTATACGCATAAAATTATAtagttttattttcaaaatttcattttctacatttataaatttaatgtcTTCGTCACTAACAAGTAACAACAGTAGGAATAAAGGTAATTTTTAATGAAAAgtatgttaatattttttattattttaacagTCAAATAAACtacataaatttatatatttatatgtttttgttttgagacaataaataaagatgGGAAACGGAAACACATAGAATACACCCACCCCTACCCCCTTTCTTGTTTCTTCTTTACACCTTGCGTTGAAGAGTAAAGGCACCATCCACATTCCACATTGTAAAATATTCCATTCACACAATCCGTAAAATGCATTgcgattaattaattaattaggtACCACCGAATATGTGCGGTTAATAGTTAATACCGTACCCCTCTTTTCGCCGTCTCAAAAGCCaattcattatcatcatcatcatcatcatcattcatatAATTAAACTAACGAAGAACAAGAAATCAATCATTTTGTTGTGATCAAAATGAAATTATAAATCGTCGTATGGTAGGTAAGAAACACAATAAGAGAGCATCGCAGGTTCAACCATTTCTTCAATGGAACAGTACTAAGAAGTAGggcaaaataaaaagattaagagagaaagagagagagaacatACCATGTCTGTTGAAGTATAGAAGCTACGGCGTGGTtgagagagacagagagagagagagagagaatgtgaAAGGTTTGGTGATGAGTGATGAGTGATGAGTGATGAGAGAGAAGTATTAactaatttcaaaatttcaatgatgaattgaaagagaagaGCGCTTTGGTTTTGGTTCTGAGAAACTTTTACGTTGGGGGCGAAGTTTAAGTAAGAGGAGCCAagaagaattaattaattaattaattataataagaatatttatttattattggaTCAGGTGCACTTTCTCAACAATTGACCAACACCAACACGGTTTCACATTTTAGGgcaatttacataaataaataaagtgggagaattATTTACGTAAATGTGCAAATCTGTTTGTTGTTACAATTTTGTGCAAAAATGAATATtatgtaaaccgtggcaacCCACCACGGTTTCAAAGCAaacataaaccgtgggaggtcacTACGGATTAGGAAGAAATTATTTTGCAtgtaaaccgtgggaggtcaccacggtttacgTTGGAAGAAGGGTGTTCATAAACCGTGGggagtcaccacggtttatgtagACTTAAATAAGGTGGTGAAGATCTATATATATGTGGGTGATTGAAACACCAGAAGAGATCATTCTCACAATGTGCATTATAATATAAACCATACATGAATACATGAAATACTCTGAATCAGGCACTCACTACATagcaa
This window contains:
- the LOC130976130 gene encoding oxysterol-binding protein-related protein 4C-like, giving the protein MVSNGEKKETKIVLTKPMTLEGESESDSDSYKAPNLLQRILSLFKNVRPGSDLSRFQVPAMFNLPKSQLQCYGESVYSTGMELIRECNRGQSPLDRLIAVMAWSISTTRPATFGVAPYNPILGETHHVSKGTLNILLEQVSHHPPVTALHATDEKENIEIIWCQRPIPKFYGTSIEAQVHGKRQLKLLNHGETYEMNCPHLLFRIIPVPAVDWIGKINIKCIETGLEADLSYKSTPSFLGFGGNQKVVKGKIFNSSTLNVLYEVDGHWNSTIKVKDTNNGKVKVIYDAKEVINGLQTPIVKDAENVWPTESAYVWSEVSEAIMKKEWEKAREAKHAVEERQRELLRERESKGQTWIPNHFLVSNTKEHGWDCSPIHNFVSNAPIIAQ